TGCCGACCTGGCGCCCCCTCCCTGGCTCGCCCCTCGCCGGCCTGCCGCACACCCACCTTCCCCGTCGCAGCTGAAACCATAGGCTTTGATAACCTCCTGCTGAATCTGCGTGGCCACGGGCAGCACGAACTGCAGCATCTTGCCCATGTCGTTGCACGCGTTGTCTCGGGCCTCGTCCATGCGCACGGCGTTCTCCGGAGCCGAGAACGCCTGGATCACCTCGGCCAAGACCACTGCGCATCCCAGGCAACGCCGGGGaggggggccgggccgggcgtcGCAGCGCGCAGGCGACAGGACAGACAGTTAGTGGAGCGAGCCGTGGCTAACTGGATCAACTCGTCCCCCCGAGTCCGGGGCTCCAGCGGGCGCTAGGAACACCGACCGCCGGTACCGGGCGTCCCCCGCCCCCGCTGCCCAGAGGACGGAACCccgtcccctccccccgcccgcgGGCAGCCCACGAGGGACCTGAGATGCTCCTCACCCTTGGCCTGCTCGGCGCTCAGGGGCGCGGGCTGAGCCGAGGCGGACGCCATGGGGCCACAGCACCCGTGGGCGCAGCGCAACTACAGACAAGCTGGGGAACAGCGAGTCAGCTCCCAGCAGGGATCCGGCGTCGGTGCGGGAAGAAGGGAAGCAGAATCAGTCGTAGCCGGAAACCTGCGGGCGTAGCCCTTAACCTGGACTGACGAACAGACGTTCGAACAAGACCTGAAGAGCTGAGGCCCCCTCCCCGCTAACACTAAAAACGTCTGCtattgaaagacaaagtgaatgTGGGGGCTTTCCGGTGAAAACCGGAAAGCCTGCTAGACAAATTCGAAAAGAGCTGTAACACTGTCAGGCGGCCGGGCCCGAAGCGATCACCGACCACGCACGAACTCCACAGTTAGTGAGGGTGAGCTCAGAGTGGGGTTTCGTTCCTTCGTCTCGCTCCTGAGTGAGCAACGACGTACACTACTTTTCAGCAGAAATGAAAAGTATTCTTAAGAACTTACTGAAATCATTCATCTTTAGAGTTTACGAACGGTTGATTACGACCCTATGCAAATGAGCTCCATGTTGATTGGCCGAGAAAGCGGCCAGTCGCAGCCTCTTCCTTAAGAACGAAGGCACTGATTGGCAGCAACAAAAGCCCGGCGCAGGAGCCGCTCTCGCACTGCCCCAAAATGGCTTTCCTCGGCGGTGGCTGATGCAGATTAAAAAGTCTCCCGCTCCGCCCGCTCCTCTTGGGGTAGTCGAGTCTGCCAGTCACCGACTGCCCTGGCCGACCGAGCCACGCCCACCGCACCCCAGCTCGGACGTCCACAGCCGGGATGGCGGGCACCGGGGGCCCAAGGCCCGCGGCCCAGACCGACCGCGTCTGATGGGCCTGCCAGAGGCCCGCCCGTCGCCTTCTCTGCCTCGGTGGCTGGGGCAGGAATGCCCCCGCCGGGCCCCCCGCCCCGGTCCTTTAGGTCGCTCCCTTCCCGCCTCCCAGCCGGTCTCTGCCGCCTCTTCCCGGAGGCGGAGACCCACCCCAGCAGCGGCCCACAAAAAACCAGTCACAGCCGACTTCCTGGGGAGTTGTGAGgatgtttttgtttggttggttttggtTGGGATGTTTTTTAAAGAGCAtcatatagatatttatatatataaattattaatgtGGGGGGCACGGGGCGTACATCGCAGAGGGGCGCGCACACAGggactggggaggggtgggggcggcacaCGATGCTACGCAAAACAGCCACATCTAACAGATGAGATCATCACACCAAAGGGTCGGGAAGGGGCACGGGGGAGGAGGAAAGCCGGGGGACGAGGAAgaggggcctggcccagacaccGTGCGCTTTGTCCCCACCCTGGCCACCTCCCCACCTGGGCACACCATGTGGGCCTTGgtctttgtccctccctccctccctccctctgcccagctgCAGAGGCCCTGCAAGTAAGCAGCACCCTCTCCTGGGCTCCGGTGACAGGCCAGGAAGGGGACCTCCAGGGTGAGATATGGGAGCCACGGGTGCTCTCGATGGCAGCTTCTACAGCGGCTTGTCGCTCTCCTTCTTCAGGTGACTGGAGAAAGGGCGGCACACAGCAGAGAAGTGAGACACAGAGCAACCTTGACACGAGGCCGGGGAGGAGAGGTTCCCAGCCCACCCCAGGCTGGCTGTGCCCCCGTGTACCTGTAGTAGTCCTCCTGGGCTGGCAGGGGCACGCTGTGCAGTGGGTGGTGGGCGTGCAGCCACTGCTGCTGTTCCAGCGCCAAGCGCTGCAGCTCGGCAGACTGCGCGTGCATGGCCTGCAGCTGGTGAGCTGCAGACAtcggggcagagagggaggctggCAGGTCCCGGTAAGGGGCAGCTGGAAGCAGGAAGGGCAGCGGCATGTGACTGGTGGATACCAAGTTCCAGCCCAGGTACTTGCACGAGACACAGACTAGAAGGTTAGCTAGTACAGCCAGTCTTGCCTGTTGCCAATGGTGGAGTGGAATTGGGATTCAAGCCTCTTAGCCTAGCATTGGCACGTGTACCCCCCTCGGGCAGGGCCTCAGCTctcctcccattcccagttcccCCAGCCCACTGCCCGCCCCTTTCTGCTCTGCTCCCACCAAAGCCTCCATCCTTACCAAAGAGCTGGTGAC
The DNA window shown above is from Oryctolagus cuniculus chromosome 9, mOryCun1.1, whole genome shotgun sequence and carries:
- the C9H12orf57 gene encoding protein C10 — its product is MASASAQPAPLSAEQAKVVLAEVIQAFSAPENAVRMDEARDNACNDMGKMLQFVLPVATQIQQEVIKAYGFSCDGEGVLKFARLVKSYEAQDPEIASLSGKLKALFLPPMTLPPHGPASGSSVAAS